In the Nothobranchius furzeri strain GRZ-AD chromosome 15, NfurGRZ-RIMD1, whole genome shotgun sequence genome, one interval contains:
- the LOC129164764 gene encoding thyrotropin subunit beta, with translation MLLLVLKCTLLCVLMAGTACSCMLKNHTIWIETQNCTQCVAVNTTICSGYCYTRDTNLKGRFGRALLIQRSCAPLSLVYQTAFLPGCPRDVNPHIYYPAARCCSCRRCDTRTHHCVHPRPFSYDQCTITLGGEEKQSRNCFGNITQC, from the exons ATGCTGCTGCTTGTGTTGAAATGCACTTTGCTGTGTGTGCTGATGGCTGGGACAGCATGCTCCTGCATGCTGAAGAATCACACCATATGGATCGAGACACAAAACTGCACCCAGTGTGTGGCTGTCAACACAACCATCTGCAGTGGCTACTGCTACACAAGG GACACCAATCTGAAGGGCCGCTttggaagggctttactgatccagCGTAGCTGTGCGCCTCTCTCCCTGGTGTACCAAACTGCCTTCCTTCCTGGCTGCCCTCGGGATGTCAACCCACATATATACTACCCCGCGGCCcgctgctgcagctgcagacgCTGCGACACGCGCACACACCACTGTGTCCACCCTAGACCATTCTCCTATGATCAGTGCACTATCACACTTGGCGGTGAGGAGAAGCAGAGCCGGAATTGCTTTGGAAACATAACACAATGCTAA